One window of the Selenomonadales bacterium genome contains the following:
- the miaB gene encoding tRNA (N6-isopentenyl adenosine(37)-C2)-methylthiotransferase MiaB, translating into MEANMKYFFHIFGCQMNEADAEVLAGFLVNMGYSEAKTEAEADIILLITCCVREHAESRVYGKLGELARLKQEKPALIIGISGCMPQQDDVAKSLRAKFPYLDLIFGTHNLPDFPRLLEEVQAGGSQVLAVLDEAGEVREDLPRLRQDGLKAWVTIMYGCNNYCTYCIVPYVRGRERSRSLDAIVAEVRALAEHGCREVTLLGQNVNSYGRDLAPLVRVDFADLLTAIGKVPGVARVRFMTSHPRDFSDKLIAAAANTPAVCEHFHLPVQSGSNAVLARMNRGYTREAYLALVQRLRSRVPHAAITTDIIVGFPGETEQDFADTLALVREVGFDSVFAFAYSARSGTPAADYAEHLQKPEKSMRLKQLIETANAIALERNQKLANQVVEVLVEGPSKTNPDRLTGRTRTNKLVHINNEPDLVGKLLDVRITKVQTFSLLGERVGVGR; encoded by the coding sequence ATGGAGGCCAACATGAAGTACTTCTTTCACATTTTCGGGTGTCAAATGAATGAAGCAGATGCGGAGGTCTTAGCAGGTTTCCTCGTCAACATGGGGTACAGCGAGGCCAAGACGGAGGCAGAAGCCGACATTATCCTACTCATAACCTGCTGTGTACGCGAGCATGCCGAAAGCAGAGTGTACGGCAAACTAGGGGAACTGGCGCGACTAAAACAAGAGAAGCCCGCATTAATAATTGGCATTTCGGGCTGTATGCCCCAACAAGACGACGTGGCGAAGAGCCTGCGCGCTAAGTTCCCTTACCTTGACCTCATTTTTGGCACGCATAACTTGCCCGACTTCCCGCGCCTACTTGAGGAAGTGCAGGCAGGTGGAAGTCAAGTTCTAGCGGTCTTAGATGAAGCAGGTGAGGTGCGCGAGGACTTGCCGCGCTTAAGGCAGGATGGACTTAAGGCCTGGGTGACGATTATGTACGGCTGCAACAACTACTGCACGTACTGCATTGTGCCTTACGTGCGGGGGCGCGAACGCAGCCGCTCGCTTGACGCCATTGTCGCGGAAGTGCGCGCGCTCGCCGAGCATGGCTGCCGTGAAGTTACCTTGCTCGGTCAAAACGTAAACTCCTATGGCCGCGACCTCGCACCTTTGGTAAGGGTAGATTTTGCTGACCTGCTTACCGCCATAGGCAAGGTGCCCGGTGTCGCCCGCGTGCGCTTTATGACCTCACACCCACGCGACTTCTCCGACAAGCTGATAGCTGCGGCTGCCAACACGCCGGCTGTTTGCGAGCACTTTCACCTACCTGTCCAAAGCGGCAGCAATGCCGTTTTGGCCAGAATGAACCGAGGTTACACGCGTGAAGCATACTTAGCCCTCGTGCAAAGACTCCGGAGCAGAGTCCCCCATGCGGCCATTACTACCGACATCATCGTCGGGTTTCCGGGCGAGACAGAGCAAGACTTTGCCGATACTTTGGCACTGGTGCGGGAAGTTGGCTTTGACTCTGTCTTTGCCTTCGCCTACTCGGCGCGCAGCGGCACGCCGGCAGCAGATTACGCGGAGCACCTCCAAAAGCCTGAAAAGAGCATGCGCCTCAAGCAGTTGATAGAGACAGCCAACGCCATTGCTCTCGAGCGCAACCAGAAACTTGCCAACCAAGTGGTGGAAGTGCTCGTGGAGGGACCAAGTAAGACTAATCCGGACAGGTTAACCGGCAGGACACGCACCAACAAACTAGTGCACATAAACAATGAGCCCGACTTAGTGGGCAAACTCCTCGATGTACGCATAACGAAGGTGCAAACGTTTAGCCTATTGGGCGAGCGGGTCGGGGTAGGGCGATGA
- a CDS encoding phosphate propanoyltransferase, whose amino-acid sequence MHIPVGVSSRHLHLSPDHVTALFGAQYELGAAKPLRQPGQYAAHETVTLVGPKGQIEGVRVLGPTRAVTQVEISRTDAVKLGVKPPVRESGDLTGAADIVLRGPRGEVLAPASTILAWRHMHLHTAEAEQLGVKSGASVSVAVKGTRAVTFHNVIVRVNPQFKAEFHIDTDEANACGLENGDIVEIG is encoded by the coding sequence ATGCATATTCCGGTAGGCGTTTCTAGCCGCCATCTACACTTGTCCCCAGACCACGTGACCGCCCTTTTTGGCGCGCAGTACGAACTCGGTGCAGCGAAACCCTTGCGCCAACCGGGCCAGTACGCGGCGCATGAGACGGTTACGTTAGTGGGACCTAAGGGGCAAATCGAGGGGGTGCGAGTTCTAGGACCGACGCGTGCGGTAACACAAGTGGAAATCAGCCGCACGGATGCCGTCAAGCTAGGCGTAAAGCCGCCGGTACGCGAGTCCGGGGACTTAACAGGAGCAGCGGACATTGTGCTGCGTGGCCCCCGCGGCGAGGTCCTCGCGCCTGCGTCGACAATCCTAGCATGGCGACACATGCACCTGCATACAGCTGAAGCAGAACAGCTCGGCGTAAAGAGCGGGGCTTCGGTCAGCGTAGCAGTAAAAGGCACGCGCGCCGTTACCTTCCACAACGTGATCGTGCGCGTGAACCCGCAGTTTAAGGCCGAATTCCATATCGACACGGATGAAGCAAATGCCTGTGGCCTAGAAAACGGGGACATAGTAGAGATAGGCTAG
- a CDS encoding sodium ion-translocating decarboxylase subunit beta: MISVACFFLYLAIAKGYEPLLLLPIAFGMLLVNIPMSGLMTPPSEGIAGGLMYYFYQGVKLGIYPPLIFLGVGAMTDFGPLIANPKTFFLGAAAQIGIFGTFLAAVLLNFTPQEAASISIIGGADGPTAIFLAARLAPHRLGAIAVAAYSYMALVPVIQPPIMRLLTTDKERKTVMKQLRTVSQVEKILFPIIVTVLVSMLLPPATPLVGMLMLGNLLRESGVVGRLSDTAQNTLMNIVVVFLGTAVGATSSAEYFLRPETLMIMALGLVAFAVGTAGGVLLGKLMYVLTGGEINPLIGSAGVSAVPMAARVSHSEGRRANPNNYLLMHAMGPNVAGVIGSAVAAGVLLSMLG, encoded by the coding sequence ATGATTTCTGTTGCCTGCTTTTTCCTGTACCTAGCCATTGCCAAGGGATACGAGCCACTCTTGTTGCTACCGATTGCCTTTGGCATGTTGCTAGTCAATATCCCGATGAGTGGCTTAATGACTCCCCCGAGCGAAGGCATCGCTGGCGGGCTCATGTATTACTTCTATCAAGGCGTTAAACTTGGTATATACCCTCCCTTAATTTTCTTAGGTGTCGGCGCGATGACGGATTTTGGGCCATTAATCGCTAACCCTAAGACCTTTTTCCTTGGGGCAGCAGCTCAGATTGGCATTTTTGGGACGTTTCTGGCGGCAGTCTTGCTGAACTTCACGCCGCAAGAGGCTGCCTCCATCAGCATTATTGGCGGGGCTGACGGTCCGACTGCGATTTTTCTTGCCGCACGCCTTGCTCCGCATCGCCTGGGCGCAATAGCGGTAGCAGCTTACTCCTATATGGCCTTAGTGCCGGTAATTCAGCCCCCGATTATGCGTCTACTTACTACCGATAAAGAACGTAAAACCGTTATGAAACAGCTACGAACAGTTTCTCAAGTGGAAAAAATCCTCTTTCCCATTATCGTTACAGTCTTGGTCAGTATGTTGCTTCCTCCTGCCACTCCGCTCGTCGGCATGTTAATGCTCGGTAACTTACTGCGGGAGTCCGGTGTAGTCGGTAGGCTATCAGATACTGCACAGAATACGCTAATGAATATTGTCGTGGTCTTCTTGGGCACTGCAGTAGGCGCTACCTCAAGTGCAGAATACTTCTTAAGACCTGAAACGCTTATGATTATGGCCTTAGGGCTCGTTGCCTTTGCCGTTGGTACAGCCGGCGGGGTTCTGCTCGGCAAATTAATGTATGTGCTGACAGGCGGCGAGATAAACCCATTAATAGGCTCAGCAGGTGTGTCTGCCGTGCCGATGGCCGCGCGCGTATCCCATAGCGAAGGACGCCGGGCGAATCCTAACAACTATCTCTTAATGCACGCCATGGGGCCTAATGTGGCGGGTGTAATCGGCTCAGCCGTGGCTGCGGGTGTGCTCTTATCGATGCTCGGATAA
- a CDS encoding glycerol-3-phosphate responsive antiterminator — translation MPTSKIVGNQPIVPAPRNSEHFRLALSSTPANSVIALFGDINELPTLVAEASKWRKRLIIHFDLCDGLGKDRAGLKLVAKLGVTAVVTTKAQLVRLAQEEGILVIQRLFLVDSESLRTGLNLLKHTRPDMLEVLPAVVPAPIIANLLTQTRLPVMAGGLLSTRDEVLRVLKSGVTAVSTSRPELWSINEV, via the coding sequence ATTCCAACTTCCAAGATAGTGGGCAACCAACCGATTGTGCCGGCTCCGCGTAATAGCGAACACTTCCGCTTAGCTTTAAGCAGTACCCCGGCCAACAGCGTTATTGCCCTGTTTGGCGACATTAACGAACTGCCTACACTCGTCGCCGAAGCAAGCAAATGGCGAAAGCGCCTGATTATTCACTTTGACCTTTGTGACGGCCTAGGCAAAGACCGCGCGGGCCTTAAGCTAGTTGCCAAACTCGGGGTCACGGCCGTCGTCACCACTAAGGCGCAGCTCGTTAGACTCGCGCAAGAAGAAGGTATCTTGGTTATCCAACGGCTGTTTCTCGTGGATTCGGAGTCTTTGCGCACCGGGCTCAATCTGCTCAAGCATACTAGGCCGGATATGCTGGAAGTATTGCCGGCAGTAGTTCCGGCACCCATTATCGCTAATTTGCTGACTCAGACGCGACTGCCGGTTATGGCGGGGGGACTGCTATCCACGCGCGATGAAGTACTGCGTGTGCTAAAGAGCGGTGTCACTGCCGTAAGCACGAGTCGCCCCGAGCTGTGGAGTATAAACGAAGTATAA
- a CDS encoding YitT family protein encodes MSRNIKDYIGILFGALIVALGLNYLLIPNRIAAGGASGIATILVHLVGIPPSVVLLAINAPLLIAGSRVFGVRFGAYTLLGTLSLVVAVGFTQGIAPLTTDPLLAALYGGVVTGIGMGIVFRFRGSTGGTDIAAKLAAHYSGISLGDALLAIDALVVIVAGILFSAEYAMYALIAIFVCTKTIDVVQEGLYTAKAMFVVSDRGETIANALISRIDRGVTLLPSKGGFSKQERTTLFCVVARTELTRAKRVVLEVDANAFIVITDAHEVLGEGFKVELP; translated from the coding sequence TTGTCTCGCAATATTAAGGACTACATCGGCATTCTATTCGGTGCGCTGATTGTGGCGCTCGGGTTAAACTATCTACTTATCCCTAATCGCATTGCGGCAGGCGGAGCGAGCGGCATCGCCACTATCCTGGTGCACTTGGTTGGAATTCCTCCTAGTGTCGTGTTGCTGGCCATCAACGCGCCCCTGCTGATTGCAGGGTCACGCGTCTTTGGTGTCCGGTTTGGCGCCTACACCCTGCTTGGCACTTTGTCCTTAGTCGTAGCCGTAGGCTTCACGCAAGGCATAGCACCGCTGACCACGGACCCCCTTTTGGCCGCGCTCTATGGCGGCGTCGTTACAGGCATCGGTATGGGCATCGTGTTTCGTTTTCGGGGGTCGACCGGCGGAACCGACATTGCCGCCAAACTAGCCGCTCACTACAGCGGCATCAGCCTTGGAGACGCGCTTTTGGCTATTGACGCCTTAGTGGTCATTGTGGCGGGCATTTTGTTTTCGGCGGAATATGCCATGTACGCTCTGATCGCCATCTTCGTCTGCACCAAAACTATCGATGTGGTGCAGGAGGGGCTCTACACCGCCAAGGCGATGTTTGTCGTCTCAGATCGCGGCGAGACAATCGCCAATGCGCTTATAAGCAGAATCGACCGCGGGGTGACTTTGCTCCCGAGCAAAGGTGGTTTCAGCAAACAGGAAAGGACTACCCTGTTTTGCGTCGTGGCGAGAACAGAGCTCACCCGCGCAAAAAGAGTAGTCCTGGAAGTCGACGCGAACGCATTTATTGTTATCACCGATGCGCATGAAGTCTTGGGGGAAGGTTTTAAAGTGGAGCTGCCCTAG
- a CDS encoding FAD-dependent oxidoreductase — MADTRPEFDVAVIGGGPAGLAAALAARERGAKRVVIMERDRELGGILNQCIHNGFGLHRFNEELTGPTYAQRYIDMVLADAAITVYLDTMVRQVRPGFQVLVSSAAHGPMEVAARAVVLAMGCRERTRGAIRIPGSRPAGVFTAGAAQRIVNMEGYLPGKKIVVLGSGDIGLIMARRLTLEGAKVLAVVEIMPYSNGLTRNIVQCLEDYDIPLYLSHTVTEVHGKDRVTGVTVAKVDENKSPIPGSEFALDCDCLLLSVGLIPENELSRELGVLFDPVTLGPVVDQFRHTSVPGIFAAGNVLHVHDLVDFVSEESELAGRAAADFAAGNMPPTCQTLSVRAGEGVRTVVPQKIALPAGAEDTIRLYLRATIPLQRCTLTVTSGHQTPLTRRFPVAKPSEMITVDVNALSLAEGANELCVSLREVEKHER, encoded by the coding sequence GTGGCAGACACAAGACCGGAATTTGACGTCGCCGTCATCGGCGGAGGACCGGCAGGACTAGCGGCCGCGCTGGCCGCGCGCGAACGAGGCGCCAAGCGCGTCGTCATCATGGAAAGGGACAGGGAACTCGGGGGCATCCTGAACCAGTGCATACACAATGGCTTTGGGCTGCACCGCTTTAACGAGGAGCTGACGGGGCCGACCTACGCACAGCGCTACATTGATATGGTACTGGCTGATGCCGCGATCACTGTGTATCTTGATACGATGGTGCGCCAGGTTAGACCTGGGTTTCAGGTACTTGTCTCAAGTGCTGCGCACGGTCCTATGGAGGTTGCTGCGCGCGCAGTGGTGCTGGCGATGGGCTGCCGTGAGCGAACGCGAGGGGCGATTCGCATCCCAGGCAGTCGCCCGGCCGGTGTTTTTACCGCCGGTGCCGCGCAACGCATCGTTAACATGGAGGGATACCTCCCAGGCAAGAAAATAGTGGTGCTCGGGTCGGGCGATATTGGCCTCATTATGGCCAGACGACTGACACTTGAGGGTGCTAAGGTACTGGCGGTAGTTGAGATTATGCCCTACTCCAACGGCCTGACGCGAAACATCGTACAATGCCTTGAGGATTACGATATACCTCTGTACCTATCACATACCGTAACCGAAGTGCACGGCAAGGACCGCGTCACCGGAGTAACGGTAGCCAAGGTAGACGAGAACAAGAGCCCCATACCCGGAAGCGAGTTCGCCTTGGATTGCGATTGCCTGTTGTTGTCGGTCGGCCTCATCCCCGAGAACGAGCTATCACGCGAGTTAGGAGTTCTGTTTGACCCCGTTACCTTGGGCCCGGTTGTCGACCAGTTTCGCCACACTTCAGTACCGGGCATATTTGCGGCAGGTAATGTCCTGCACGTCCATGACTTAGTAGATTTCGTCTCGGAGGAGAGCGAGTTAGCCGGCCGGGCAGCAGCCGATTTTGCGGCCGGCAACATGCCGCCCACTTGTCAGACGTTATCCGTCAGGGCAGGTGAAGGAGTGCGCACCGTCGTACCACAGAAGATCGCACTGCCAGCGGGAGCAGAAGACACAATACGCCTCTACTTGCGTGCCACAATTCCACTACAGCGATGCACTCTGACCGTAACCTCCGGACACCAGACGCCCTTAACGAGAAGATTCCCTGTGGCCAAGCCAAGCGAAATGATTACTGTAGATGTCAATGCGCTATCGCTGGCAGAGGGCGCTAACGAGCTGTGCGTGTCACTGCGGGAGGTAGAGAAGCATGAGCGCTAA
- a CDS encoding DUF1667 domain-containing protein: MSANRKLICIVCPIGCIGEVCIADGQVASMQGFICERGKSYAYAESTNPLRMLTTTVRVRGGVLPLLPVVSAGSLPKACVPVGVQLLSEIIVDAPIKVGQVIFPDLLGLGVDIVASRDLPARPI; encoded by the coding sequence ATGAGCGCTAATCGCAAGCTAATCTGCATCGTCTGCCCCATCGGTTGCATCGGCGAGGTATGCATCGCAGACGGGCAAGTCGCTTCCATGCAGGGCTTTATCTGCGAGCGAGGCAAGAGCTATGCTTATGCAGAGTCTACAAATCCGTTGCGCATGTTGACGACTACGGTGCGCGTCAGAGGGGGCGTACTGCCGCTATTGCCGGTAGTATCCGCCGGTTCTTTGCCTAAAGCCTGCGTACCCGTAGGTGTACAACTTCTCAGCGAAATTATCGTTGACGCCCCCATCAAAGTCGGTCAAGTCATCTTTCCGGACCTACTGGGGTTAGGCGTCGACATTGTCGCCAGCCGGGACTTGCCTGCGCGACCGATTTAA
- a CDS encoding OadG family protein, with protein sequence MTSELYLGFKVTFIGMTIVFSALFLLQLVMQAMRLLFYKGERADAPAEEPVKASLPASAPAEAAVSRSVLAAISAAIYAMLGGRSANIVAIRREQPSAWQQAARTQATSRQSD encoded by the coding sequence TTGACTAGCGAGCTGTATTTAGGTTTCAAAGTCACTTTCATAGGCATGACTATCGTGTTTAGCGCACTTTTCTTGTTGCAGTTAGTCATGCAAGCCATGCGATTGTTGTTCTACAAAGGCGAGCGCGCCGATGCGCCCGCAGAAGAGCCGGTGAAGGCTTCACTGCCGGCTTCCGCACCGGCAGAAGCGGCGGTATCGCGGTCTGTGTTGGCCGCCATTAGTGCCGCCATCTACGCTATGTTAGGCGGACGAAGCGCAAACATTGTCGCCATTCGCCGCGAGCAACCATCCGCTTGGCAACAGGCCGCGCGGACACAAGCCACATCGCGCCAGAGTGATTAG
- a CDS encoding acetyl-CoA carboxylase biotin carboxyl carrier protein subunit (composes the biotin carboxyl carrier protein subunit of the acetyl-CoA carboxylase complex, the enzyme that catalyzes the carboxylation of acetyl-CoA to malonyl-CoA, which in turn controls the rate of fatty acid metabolism) yields MPRKFRIVVNGEAYEVEVEECGTSQPTAPPLATRPQMPAPSVAPVAPVAPVAKAAAPVPAPPKAPTVAAAGGGTGAVVCPMPGTVLDVKVKVGDAVKYGQPVLILEAMKMENEIAATADGTVREIRVTKGTAVNAGEVLVVIG; encoded by the coding sequence ATGCCGAGAAAGTTTCGTATCGTTGTTAACGGTGAAGCATATGAGGTCGAAGTCGAGGAGTGTGGCACCAGCCAACCGACAGCTCCCCCCCTAGCGACGAGACCGCAAATGCCTGCTCCTTCTGTCGCTCCGGTAGCTCCTGTCGCACCGGTGGCTAAAGCCGCGGCGCCTGTTCCGGCTCCGCCTAAGGCTCCGACCGTCGCTGCCGCAGGCGGCGGAACCGGCGCGGTAGTCTGCCCCATGCCGGGTACAGTACTTGACGTCAAAGTGAAAGTAGGGGATGCGGTTAAGTATGGACAGCCTGTCCTCATACTCGAAGCCATGAAAATGGAAAACGAAATTGCCGCCACAGCTGACGGCACGGTGCGGGAAATTCGGGTGACCAAGGGCACTGCCGTTAATGCAGGTGAAGTCCTTGTGGTTATTGGGTAA
- the glpK gene encoding glycerol kinase GlpK, with protein MSKKYVLALDQGTTSSRAILFDQDSNIVSVAQKEFTQHFPRPGWVEHDAEEIWSTQIGVAGEAIAKAGINPAEISAIGITNQRETTVVWDKATGKPIYNAIVWQSRQTMDICNDIKAKGLEPTFRAKTGLVVDAYFSGTKAKWILDNINGARERAEKGEILFGTIDTWLIWKLTGGKVHVTDYSNASRTLMYNIKELKWDPEILKILDVPASMLPAVRPSSEVYGHTDPNVFLGAAVPIAGAAGDQQAALFGQTCFKPGMAKNTYGTGCFMLMNTGEKVYESKNGLLTTIAWGLDGKVEYALEGSIFVAGSAVQWLRDGLKLIESAPDSEYFAQKTKDAEGVYVVPAFVGMGAPYWDMKARGAILGLTRGTTKAHVVRATLDSMAYQTKDVLSAMEADSGIKLQALKVDGGAVMNGVLMQFQADVLDVPVDRPEVTETTALGAAYLAGLAVGVWKSKEDLVSKWQLNKRFAPSMPTGQREKLYQGWKKAVKRALDWEE; from the coding sequence ATGAGTAAGAAGTATGTACTAGCGCTTGACCAAGGGACGACTAGCTCACGCGCTATTCTGTTCGACCAAGACTCAAACATTGTTTCGGTCGCGCAGAAGGAGTTTACGCAGCACTTCCCGCGCCCCGGTTGGGTAGAGCATGACGCCGAGGAGATTTGGAGTACGCAAATAGGCGTAGCGGGGGAAGCCATCGCTAAGGCGGGCATTAACCCGGCGGAGATTTCGGCCATCGGCATTACCAACCAACGCGAAACTACCGTCGTGTGGGACAAAGCGACCGGCAAGCCTATCTACAACGCTATCGTCTGGCAATCGCGCCAAACTATGGACATCTGCAACGACATTAAAGCAAAAGGGCTCGAACCGACCTTCCGCGCCAAGACCGGCCTAGTCGTGGACGCTTATTTCTCGGGCACCAAGGCTAAGTGGATTCTTGACAACATCAACGGCGCGCGGGAGAGAGCAGAGAAGGGCGAAATCCTCTTTGGCACCATCGACACTTGGCTGATCTGGAAGCTTACCGGAGGAAAGGTGCACGTGACCGACTACTCGAACGCGTCCCGTACACTGATGTACAACATCAAGGAGCTAAAGTGGGATCCAGAGATCCTTAAGATTCTCGATGTGCCGGCATCCATGCTACCCGCAGTGCGCCCGTCGAGCGAAGTATATGGCCACACTGACCCGAACGTCTTCCTCGGTGCCGCAGTGCCTATTGCCGGCGCCGCAGGCGACCAACAGGCTGCGCTCTTCGGGCAGACCTGCTTTAAGCCGGGCATGGCCAAAAACACCTACGGCACCGGTTGCTTCATGTTGATGAACACGGGCGAGAAAGTCTATGAATCAAAGAACGGTCTCCTGACGACTATTGCCTGGGGGCTCGACGGCAAGGTCGAGTACGCACTTGAGGGCAGCATCTTCGTCGCCGGGTCTGCCGTACAGTGGCTGCGCGACGGGCTCAAACTCATTGAATCCGCTCCGGATTCCGAGTACTTTGCCCAGAAGACGAAAGATGCCGAAGGCGTATATGTCGTGCCTGCTTTTGTGGGCATGGGCGCGCCCTACTGGGACATGAAGGCTCGCGGTGCCATTTTAGGGCTAACCAGGGGAACAACTAAGGCCCATGTAGTGCGGGCCACGCTTGACTCCATGGCCTATCAGACTAAAGATGTGCTCAGCGCTATGGAAGCCGACTCCGGCATTAAGCTGCAGGCACTCAAAGTCGACGGCGGCGCAGTCATGAACGGTGTGCTTATGCAGTTCCAAGCGGACGTGCTCGACGTGCCGGTCGACCGTCCCGAGGTAACGGAAACAACGGCCCTAGGTGCCGCCTATCTGGCCGGACTTGCCGTAGGGGTGTGGAAGAGCAAGGAAGACCTCGTCAGCAAGTGGCAACTCAACAAGCGCTTCGCTCCCTCTATGCCCACCGGTCAGCGTGAGAAGCTGTATCAGGGATGGAAGAAGGCCGTCAAACGCGCCCTCGACTGGGAGGAGTAG
- a CDS encoding aquaporin family protein encodes MTPFIGEVIGTMILIIFGGGVCAGASLKKVYSNSPGWVVIALAWGLAVTMAVFAVGGISGAHLNPAVTIALAINGAFDWADVPAYILAQMLGAIIGAALVFCHYLPHWGATDDAGAKLGVFSTGPAIKSTYANLFSEVFGTFMLILGLMFIGANQFTQGLTPIAVGLLIVAIGMSLGGTTGYAINPARDLGPRIAHFLLPIPGKGDSNWGYAWIPVVGPILGGAFGAVFYQALFKGEFTPVFWVLGAVVAGILGLAYTTGKDAYVEKGSAKRSA; translated from the coding sequence ATGACACCATTCATCGGAGAAGTAATCGGAACCATGATTCTCATCATCTTTGGCGGCGGCGTATGCGCCGGCGCAAGTCTCAAGAAAGTGTACTCGAACAGCCCGGGTTGGGTAGTCATAGCGCTGGCGTGGGGCCTGGCGGTCACCATGGCAGTCTTTGCCGTCGGCGGCATCAGCGGCGCGCATCTCAACCCCGCAGTAACCATCGCGCTTGCTATCAACGGTGCCTTCGATTGGGCCGATGTGCCTGCGTATATTCTCGCGCAAATGCTAGGCGCGATCATCGGCGCTGCGCTTGTGTTCTGCCACTACTTGCCGCACTGGGGGGCGACCGACGACGCGGGAGCCAAGTTGGGCGTTTTCTCTACCGGCCCGGCCATTAAGAGCACATACGCGAATCTATTCAGCGAAGTGTTTGGCACGTTTATGCTAATTCTTGGCCTGATGTTTATCGGCGCCAATCAGTTTACGCAAGGACTAACCCCGATAGCGGTCGGTCTCTTGATCGTAGCGATTGGTATGTCTCTAGGTGGGACTACCGGTTACGCCATCAATCCCGCGCGCGACCTTGGCCCGCGCATCGCCCACTTCCTGTTGCCTATCCCCGGCAAAGGTGACTCTAACTGGGGATACGCGTGGATTCCGGTGGTCGGCCCAATCTTGGGCGGGGCCTTTGGCGCAGTCTTCTATCAAGCTCTGTTTAAAGGTGAGTTTACGCCTGTGTTTTGGGTACTTGGTGCCGTGGTTGCAGGCATTTTAGGCTTAGCCTACACCACAGGCAAAGATGCATATGTGGAAAAGGGGTCTGCCAAACGCTCTGCCTAG